A region from the Rhodamnia argentea isolate NSW1041297 chromosome 7, ASM2092103v1, whole genome shotgun sequence genome encodes:
- the LOC115756207 gene encoding chlorophyll a-b binding protein CP29.1, chloroplastic-like: MAAMTTAAAASSFIGTRLPEVPSSGRIHARFGFGAKKAAPKKVAKRSSDRPLWYPGATAPEWLDGSLVGDYGFDPFGLGKPAEYLQYELDSLDQNLSKNEAGGIIGTRFENADVKSTPFQPYTEVFGLQRFRECELIHGRWAMLATLGALTVEWLTGVTWQDAGKVELVEGSSYLGQPLPFSMTTLIWIEVLLIGYIEFQRNAELDPEKRLYPGGKFFDPLGLAADPEKKATLQLAEIKHARLAMVAFLGFAVQAAATGKGPLNNWVTHLSDPLHTTIIDTFTS; encoded by the exons ATGGCCGCCATGACGACAGCCGCTGCCGCGTCCTCATTCATCGGGACCCGCCTGCCGGAGGTCCCCAGCTCGGGCCGGATCCATGCCCGGTTTGGGTTCGGGGCCAAGAAAGCCGCGCCCAAGAAGGTGGCGAAGCGGAGCTCGGACAGGCCGCTCTGGTACCCGGGGGCGACGGCGCCGGAGTGGCTTGACGGGAGCCTCGTCGGCGACTACGGGTTTGACCCGTTCGGGCTGGGGAAGCCGGCGGAGTACCTGCAGTATGAGCTGGACTCGCTGGACCAGAACCTCTCCAAGAACGAGGCCGGCGGCATCATCGGCACGCGCTTCGAGAACGCCGACGTGAAGTCGACGCCATTCCAGCCGTACACCGAGGTGTTCGGGCTCCAGAGGTTCCGCGAGTGCGAGCTAATCCACGGCAGGTGGGCCATGCTCGCCACCCTCGGCGCCCTCACCGTCGAGTGGCTCACCGGCGTCACCTGGCAAGACGCTGGCAAG GTGGAGCTTGTTGAAGGGTCATCTTACCTCGGGCAACCGCTTCCATTCTCCATGACCACACTGATCTGGATCGAGGTCTTGCTGATCGGGTACATTGAGTTCCAGAGGAACGCCGAGCTCGACCCCGAGAAGCGGCTctacccgggaggcaagttctTCGACCCGCTCGGCCTCGCTGCCGACCCCGAGAAGAAGGCCACCCTCCAGCTGGCGGAGATCAAGCACGCCCGCCTCGCCATGGTCGCGTTCCTCGGCTTCGCCGTCCAGGCGGCCGCCACCGGGAAGGGCCCCCTCAACAACTGGGTCACCCACTTGAGCGACCCCCTGCACACGACCATTATCGACACCTTCACGTCCTAG